Part of the Chelmon rostratus isolate fCheRos1 chromosome 13, fCheRos1.pri, whole genome shotgun sequence genome is shown below.
TGAGTCGCGGTGCGAGCCAACCGCCATAGAGTGATGCTAGTAATCACATTGGGGATGTCGCGGTTCTTCTTTGAAACTCATGATAGAttatgcacagtgtgtgtgtgtgtgtgtgtgtgtgtgtgtgtgtgtgtgtgtgtgtgcggagtGCTGCACCGCTGTAGAATAAACAAGGACTCTTGCTCTGGGCTGTACAGCGgttgaaaaagtaattaaacCAGTTGTCAATCGTGTCAATTATTTTATCACTAATGATTCTCACGAGTTGATAGAGGCGCAGAGACAGGTATACACATGTTTGCAcacttgttttcttgtgtttaacTGGTATTTAAAGTATGTGAGtgctgtagtgtgtgtttgatggagaATATGTTGCAGCGACTCCcccagtgaaaacagtgaaaacatccAGGCTGATAGCATCTTTAAGCTGTGATTTATGTAATACTGTGTcgttttaaacaaaaatgaggCAAATACAAAGTGTGTGTTACGTAAGATGCTGATTGGGTGTAAATGCATAAAGTCATAAATGTCaggttgattaaaaaaaacatgcagaaattcatttaaaaatataatagATGTGATCTGAAGGCGACCTGAGGACAATTAGGCCCAATCTAAATAGACCTGGAGGTATTTAGACCCAATTCAAAGTATGGCCCGCCTGATCTGACCCTAATAGACAGAGGCACCGACGCTAGCAGCAGCTCGCTGAACAAACACGTCATTTCTCAGTGCACTTCACAGTTTGTGAACTGTGAATCTTTTCCCCTGTGATGATTGTGACTCACCACCTGATCAGAGTTGACACTGAGTTACGCTCAGATCCGCTAAAGACATATtatcacacagagcagaggccTGGGACAATACAACGGGACTCCCTCCGCTCCAGAAttaaagtgttttctgatcGCTACTGTTAACAATAATAAGCATGCGGTTAATGCTGAGAGCGATAATTGTTGAGCTTTAAACAGCAACGCTGACTGTCGGTTGGAAACGGGAAACAAACGGTGCTCGCCCATGTTTTGTTGATTCATCCGTCTACCCAGACTTCCTCTGGACGAGGACTCTGTCTCTCTATAATAACATCAAATGCCTTCCTCCCTTGCTCCTGACATAATACGTGTAGTTTCAACTTCCTGAAAAGACTGAGGCATCGTTTTCCTGGGACGAAAGTCTCAAAACGGATGGACGAAACACCAGCACATACCTGATTTGATGGTTCTTGCAGTGAATCTCAGTCGCCAACAGACAGCTTCTTCCAGTGACATTGTGGCAGACCAGACGGTGCAGGATGCAGCCTCCTGCAGCCCTCATCGCATTGTTTGTGCATTTGGGACAAAAAGGCACATGATGAGATCTCCAGTCGCTGCAAGTGTCACCGAATGCAGCAGAAGAGACGATCCCCCTTAACATCACACCCTATAAGAAAACgaatatatttttattaaagTTTACGCATCTGGACTGTGAGGTAATTTTACATTGAACTGCTTTCAGCTGTAACATGTCAGACCTGCTTGTGTCATTGCCTAAAAGTCAGAGTATTAAAAGAATATGTGCTAATTCCTGCAGAAGGGCCTTCTGGAATTAGAAGCAGACGTAGACAGGCCCAGACACCCACCGTGGCAGAGAATTTGTTTGGAATTTATGTCTCCAAGGAAAATATGAAACAGGGTGCCTCGAATCATCAGATTTTTGATAGCCCCTTTCACGCATAACAATActcttctctctgtgctctATCTCGCTTTCAACCcctttgctctctctgtttgtccacTTCTGTCTGGATGAAGTTTTGCTCCAAGTCACCGACTGGTGGACAGTTTCAGCGATAATTAGCTCAAATAATAGCCTTCTGTACTAAAAGCAGTGTTTCACCAGTGCATCCAAGGACATCTGGACAGGCTTCCAGCTTGTTTGGACACAGCCTGTGCTGCTATCACCACATTGTACTAATAATGAGTAGTgtgctgatgtttcacacacGTGTCTTTAAATGGATCCAGGGATGTTTTGGAGATGACACGTCTTGATTTGAGTGTGTCGCCGCTCCTGAAAATCTCAGCCCTGTTCTGCTGAGCAGCAGGAACAGCGAGGTGTGGTCTTACTGTCAATGAGCTGCAAGGAGGgtacacgacacacacacacacacagttgcagaAATGCTCTACATGTACCACCATGCACATGTAATGTCAAACAAGAGATTTATTTAATCTGGCGTCAACACAACCAATCCCAAACATCGACCATGCGATAAAAAACAGTTCATTTAacttctttcaaaataagatacAGAACGTTAGACAAGCTGACTATTTGTTCAACGCCGTAAGTGCTTTCTAAATCTACATAAAACAatacttttcacacacacaagcattgaCAGACAAACTTGCTGGCATTGGAGACGTCTCTGGGTGTTGGGGTGTACAGCTGGTATTGATATCGCAGTGTGCTGGGGTGTGCAGGTCTCATCGCACGCCACCCattctgcgtgtgtgttaccATTCCTAATGAATCCCATTCACTGAATCATGCGATATGGAGTTGGCAGAGTCGCCGGTGGTGACTGCACGCTCGCCGCCTTCCAGCTCTTAGGAATAAAAGTCCTTCGCTtagtctccacacacacatacaacgGCTCGCTAAGTGGCTATTATTTTCCGCTGCTCAGTCCCTGGCGTCTCATCTATCTAGGCAGAGGTCCGCCATTGAAATTATCAATGTCCCCAACAATTCCCACTGCTTGCTTGTTTCTAGGCAAAATTTACACActcttattgtcaacaaatcctgtGCAAAGAGCAaaattcaattcattcattAGTGTGTCTGTCAGTACCGTGGCACTCAGCCCCAAgcccattacacacacacacacacacacacacacacacacacaaacacagtatatatacatatatactgcTAGCCACTGAactttttagcaaatgttacttAAACTGGAGTAAATTTTGCAGAGGGACTAGTTTCATTGGTGGATCAATACACAGTCAGGGCAGTAGtattgagtcaaaataaactacagtgcccatgttcagcgtaatgaaggaacatgtcacccagtgcaaagGAGTAGTTAATCTCTGGGTTtttaatgtcattgtttttacCCACACAGAGGAATCGGAATCAGATGTATATGAGGCTTTAGAATACGCAGATGATACTTGTTAGTATCAGTTTAGTGTTGGTattggtcttttcatgggatgaGTTCACAGTCCCGAAAAACATAGAATAGTGCcatatttattctttttattactatttttcCGAAGTTAAATTTAATCCCAGTGACTAAATACAGAGGTTTAAAAGGATGCGGAAGATTTGGAAACAGTGTTTTAaccatgaaaacagcaaagtaGACTAACCCAAAACCACATGTCaataatatgcaaataaaactgaggaaaaagaataaataagaTATTTACAAAGACAAATTCTCTTATTCGAGCCCGGTAGGTCTCTTGAAATTCTCTCATAGCTGCTCCTTTGTTGTCGAGTGAATGACAATAGCTGCAATAACTGAGGATAAAGATGTGTTGAGCCGCGGGTGAGAATGATGCCGAAGCCACCGGCGAGGACAGACGATCAATTTGCAGTTGTGGTTGGACGTGCCTGTAGCCAAGAGTGTTAAGCTCGGCACcagaaataaagcagcagctgtggtgTGCATGACTGTATGAGCATGTGTATGAGTGCGCATGTGAGGGGGAGAAATAGCCATCCTATCAGCACCACAAATCCAACGACGCTGGAGATCGGCGTAATGGACCAGGGTTGAGCGAAAGGTGCTTTTATCCTGTTCCATGTCGCTGCAGTATTGACTAACTGGATGGAAGCAAACATGCCTGGATGAATGGACGGATGTGGACCAGCGGCTGTCACTTGTGGTGCTCGCTCTGTCTCCCAGTTGTTGTCCTGCGATTGAATGTAAAGAGCTCTATGACAGATGATAGCAATAAAAAGATCAATAGATGTCTGAATGTGGCCTTCTGTCGGTATTTATTGTGTGAATTAGTGTCACTGTGCCATGATGAAAATATTGAAAGTACTGAAATTGAAAAAGTCTGATTGTCTGCATTCGCATATTTATTTGCTCCTTTCCAAATTAATGGCCCTGTTTTCAACTCCCTGTTTATCTTTTGTCCCCAACCGGTGGCATTacttaaagggacagtttgtcattttgggaaTATGcttttttgatttcttttgctTGCTAAGCGGCTGGCTATCTTAGCTAGCATGAAAACCTTAAACAGCCATGTTCTGTAGtggcttcagaggtgctggaaGGCAGATTTCCCACCTGTTTTCAgccttaatgctaagctaggagAACTTGCTCACGGCTGTAGCTTTGCATTTAGCATGCAGACGCGAAAGTGGTGTCAGtcttccaaaaatgttgaactattacCTCCATTCTACCTCAGTATGGAGGCGAAAACAAGTTCCAGTCCACCGTTTTGACTTTTGATGGTGTGCCAACATTTGGATAATCAAGTATGCATTAAGCTGTGGAATCACTCTGCTCCTGCATTTTGGCAACTTTGGTGCAAACTAAACCTGCACACCCAACAATAAACTAAAACCCCTCTTTTGCATGTCTTTCGTACCGTAGATATCCGGGAGACCGCGTTCGTTTACGCCATCACGGCCGCCGGCGTGACCCACGCTGTGACCCAGGCCTGCAGCATGGGAGACCTCCTGCAGTGCGGCTGCGAGGCGACCAGGAACAGAGCGCCGCCACGGCcgccttcatcctcctcctctggggACGGGGTCAAGTGGGAGTGGGGGGGCTGCGGAGACGATGTGGAGTTTGGTTATGAAAAGTCGAAGCAGTTTATGGACGCCAAGAGGAGACGCGGCAAGAGCGACATCAGGACGCTCATTGACCTGCACAACAACGAGGCAGGGCGGCTGGTAAGGCGCTGTGAGAATGATCGCCTCAGTGCGTCTGTGCAGcttctgtttacattttgagtgGGCAGAGTTGGAAAAAGATTACAACTGCAGTGCACCTTGGGAAAAAATGCATCTAAAGTGCCACTAGTACAGTGGCACTAAACACCCCCTGATATTTCACGATACTCTCAAAGGTTTTAGCAGCAAAGGTGTTGCTTGTCCTGTGGAATGTTCCATCATTCCACGAACATGCATCAGAGGAAGACATCGCCCCCAGCCATATTTGTGTAGTGGCGTAAGCTGATATTCTTACAAGAATCAGGtttctgaaacacaaaaacaagagcgtgccacacattttgttttcaagcCTCCGAGGCTTCTAGCTTCTAACATTTCTGCAGCCCTTGTAGAAGTTTAAAGTTCCTCTTTGTGGCTCGTATGAAGTATGGCCTCGACAACATGCTACTGAAAGATCGGAGATAAAGAAGCGACCTCCGAGGGCAGTTAATTACGTGAATTTGTAATATACCTCTGTAAATCTTCCACGTTTGTTGATCTCAGTTTGTTACACCCACTTGTTGacacatgcacaagcaaaacacagagTCGCAAAGTTCACTTAAGCTGGGGTCAACGGCAggtagagaggagaggaggatctTGGGAAATCGTCCAATTGTAGCATTAGCGAACAAACCATTTGAACAAAAGATGAGACTTGCACACAAATGCCCAGAGGTTGAGAAATAAACGTGCTGTGATGCGTGCAAATGTCTGCGCACACATGCGTGTGCACTTGTAGACACATTTtgcaagtatgtgtgtgtgcacgcatgcgtgtgtgtctgaacgggcaggtgtgtgtgtgtgtgtgtgtgtgtgtgatgggttAATTATGTGCAGTATAAGTGAATGATCTGTTGTCAAGGCTTGTTAGATGTAGGAAGGCCAGAGGCaacatggagggggaggggggttgtgGAGTTAAATTCCTTCTGAATAGCGTCTGCTTTTATCTTACCTAtctatcagtgtgtgtatttgtgtgtgtatgtgtgtgtgtgtgtgtgatccagtGGCTTTGTCGGTGATATatcatgaaaacacaacaataaattACTTCTTAAGagtatttgtcatttgtcaaaaGCAGTTCTGCTTCACTCCAGGGTGCAAGTTTAAAAGTTCCCTTTGTCTCCTTCTTTGTGTTTGATCaaccttctctctttctccacctttaTCACCTGTTTGccctccttcacctctctcctctcctccgccaCCCAAACCCCTACACCCACCCACCCCTGCACACTTTCCCCTCCCAGGCGGTGAAGCTCTACATGCGGACAGAGTGCAAGTGCCACGGACTGTCGGGCTCGTGCACCTTGCGCACGTGCTGGAAAAAGATGCCTCACTTCCGCGAGGTAGGCGACCGCCTGCTGGAGCGCTTCAACGGCGCTTCCAAGGTGATGGGCGGCAATGACGGCAAGACCCTGATCCCTGTAGGCCAGAACATAAAGCCACCGGATAAGCAGGATCTGATCTACTCTGACGAGTCGCCCGATTTCTGCCTCGCAAATCGGAAAACCGGTTCGCTGGGGACGCGGGGACGCATATGCAACAGCACGGCCATGGACATCAGCGGCTGCGACCTGCTGTGCTGCGAGCGTGGCTACCGGGAGGAAACGGTGGTGTTTGAGGAGAACTGTCTGTGTCGTTTCCACTGGTGTTGTGTGGTCCAGTGCAAGAAATGCTTGGTCCGAAAAGAGCTCAATCTCTGCcactgatgaactgatgaacTGCGGTTGAGAGCTGTCAGTATGAGTTGGTTAATTATAATTTCTTCTGTTACTTTTCGAGGTTTTTGCTTTAGTTTGGCTAGTGTGAGAGAAGGATAGCGTTTGGACTTTCATGGTGAtccttttgtttccattttttgcACCACTCAGTCAGATAATTCCCCAAAAGCGTTCATTTCAAATAGTATTCGATccttgtttgtgctgtttggttCCCATGAATTTTGACAGACTTAACCAGTGCTGGCCAAAGACTCAAAGGGTACAAAAAGTAGATGCAACCATGTGGGAACAATGGCAAGGGGGACTAAAAGAAGTCAAATTGAGAAACGTTTCTTTCTGAACTacctatttttctttttcttgaatATAAAAAAGGACCAAAGAATGTGAAAATTTTCCATCTCAATGAAAGAGGAGGACCTATGTATGCACAGAGGACCTACATGTGGCACAGTAACTCTGTGTCACTTCCACTCAGCAGCAGAGCGGCGTGATGTTGACTGCTATTGAAAACCAAAGAGTCTCAGGCTTCAGCTTGTGCTGATGCTCCTGATTTGATTATGAAGTTTTCTTGATTGACCGTTTGCTAAGCCTCATCCCACAGTACCAGTTAATAATTTTCTAAAGAATTGCTCCTTAGCCATGGAAATAACTCTGCATTATTTTACTACAGTAGGTAGTATGTTATTTAGCcaggcatgctaacatttgcagccTTCGTTAGAGCAGGTAAACACATTtactacaaacaaaaacctcaCCATGCAAGCTCTTTATATACAGAGTACCACACTTGCTTCAGCATGCACAGAACCCCACAGCTTGACCCTGTAAACCTGCCACGCCTTGCTACGGTCGCTAAACTGTGATTGGACAATTACTCTTCGTGGGAGGAGTTTAGTGAAAGGTCAATTGTTCAAACTGGCCACTAGTCCACAAAAGCCACACTGATCATTATGCGCAATCTGATTTCTATCTACAGTGGTATCACAGAAAAATTTGATCTTCAGTACTTTCGTTTTACTTTGCCGTGTGATTACAGAATAACCATGCAACAACATTCTTGATGATGCATCAACAATAATTCGAGCATGTTTATATTCTACCAACCCccaaaatctttaaaaatctTGACATCAATTTGTGTCTCAGttttagttattattatttgcaaACACGCTAAATCGAAAAAGATAACAGTCTGGACTTTTTTTCCCTGCTACTGcatcaaaaatacacacaaaaaaagggaaCTGGTATCACATTATCATATTTGAAGAACGCTGTCGACACCATGTTTTGCAGGAGTGGACTCGGCCTGCCAGCAAAGACTGTTATTTATATAAAGATACGATGACAAGACTACTCACTTCCAGCTCTCTCAGAAGCACTTTGGATGCGATGGCTGCCGTGGACTTCCTCAGTAGCTCGGCAGGAGAAAACTTTCGGGGTTGTCCGTTTCTGTTAAAGCAAAAGAGAAACCTTTATTTACATGACATTGTTCGGTATCAagaaaatgtatataatgtattttGTTTATCTGTTATGATACACAGGGCTAATGTAATAATGCACTTTGGATGTTAGCTTTCGtttgatactgtatgtgtgtgtgtgtgagagagcgaacgtgtcgagtgtgtgtgtgtgtgtgtgtgtgcaggttggCCAGTTATCACCGTATCCTCCAGCTGACAGTACCGTCTCTATATCTTTAAGTTGCTGTCTGACGTTAAACTGCATTACGTTGGTTATTAAAAGCACACTGCTCTTTGACGCTCTGCCTTCGTGTGAGGCAGACAAGCTCTTTTAGTCGTTTATCGCAGAGGAAGTATCTTTCCCATAAACCATAAATCATGTCATCTCATTTACAATTAAGTTTTATTACCAGACAATGTACAGTAACTATACTGAACTATAACGCTACATTGCTTCCACTTGTTCTgtcacagctgtttgtctttgagtgAGCGTTCAGGTCGGATCTTATCTCACCTGCGAGGATTCAGAATCATCTCGTCTCGATCGTACAGgtggttgtgtttatgtttcaaGAAGGTAGCACGAGTCGCATGTGACTGCTCCTGAAGTCACAGGGTTACTTTGAATATCTGCTGCATGGCAGCTTTTTGCAGGGCAAAGACAAAATGAACGCCTTGATTAGCGACTTTTCAGACGGCTCTAATGTGGGCAGTGTCTCTGCAGCCCTTTATGAAACTTAAAACCTGTGTGTCCAGCTTTGTTTTGCAACTTTTCAACGAGCTCTGCATCATTTTAATTCCAAAGTGAGATATCGATCATTGGTAAAACACTGGCACACATGTAAAGTAGGCTTTGGTTGGGTGTTGGCAGTTATCCTTACATTTAAGAGGCTTTTTGAAGTATTCTGAAAAAGCATTTTGgaaagaaatgtgtcacataTTTAAAGACAAAACCTAAATCTATTTGTTAGAACAAGGCCCCAAAGGttcagaagctgcagctgcattatTTCAATGACAAAATGGCAACGTATCGAGTCATTATTAGCATGATCGCTATTGCAGCAATAAAACAGCTGAGAGTATTTCTGTGAACATTAATTTAATATTAGAATGAGATCAACAAACTGGTTTCAAATCTTACTAGTGGTGGTCTTGGCATGACAAACCACTGATCTTCAGTCAGTTATTGTTGCTGTGACTGTGATTGGGTTCATGTAAGGCCTGGTGATGGTGGTAATTATCAGAAATAATGGAACCACGGAAGTCACATGATGTTTTGGCCTGAGGTCGTAGCTTTAACGTCTGTAACTCTACAATGCAAGAATGACTCAAGACGAGGTCGAGAGAGGTGAGCCCAAGACCATTTAAATGTCTGCGTATATCAGATCCGTGGTTCTCAAACGTTTCCTGTCATGCCCCCCTCTCAGAGGCTGAAAATCGCTCATGCCCTCCACCCCACGATTTCGATCCGCCGTTGGGAAAGAAACTAACAAAAAAGGATCCAAGTTaaattttagtgaaataaaggtcagcaCGATAACAtcagccatcatcatcatcatcataaatcGTATTCTCTCAACTTAGTTTCACTCCATAAAGTTCTGCCTcccagtttgagaaccactgtgTTAAATTAAGCACATTCCACATACTTCCAATTTTCAGACATTATTCTAACCAGGtttggtggaaaacaacagAATGGAGCAATAAGATTTTTACCAGAAAGGAAATAATGTAACAGcgactgttaaaaacatttcag
Proteins encoded:
- the wnt6b gene encoding protein Wnt-6; translation: MTVRLSRIQLALFFILLCPVNIIGLWWAVGSPLVMDPNSICRKAKRLAGKQAELCQTQPEIVSEVAKGARLGVRECQYQFRYRRWNCTSHNKYFGKILQQDIRETAFVYAITAAGVTHAVTQACSMGDLLQCGCEATRNRAPPRPPSSSSSGDGVKWEWGGCGDDVEFGYEKSKQFMDAKRRRGKSDIRTLIDLHNNEAGRLAVKLYMRTECKCHGLSGSCTLRTCWKKMPHFREVGDRLLERFNGASKVMGGNDGKTLIPVGQNIKPPDKQDLIYSDESPDFCLANRKTGSLGTRGRICNSTAMDISGCDLLCCERGYREETVVFEENCLCRFHWCCVVQCKKCLVRKELNLCH